Within Vicia villosa cultivar HV-30 ecotype Madison, WI linkage group LG1, Vvil1.0, whole genome shotgun sequence, the genomic segment GGAGAGATGTTGTTTCATGGAAATTTAATTCCGATGAAGTTTTCTCGGTGGCATCTTGTTACTCTTTTTTGGGAAAAGTTTTCATTCCGGATGGGCCTCCTAACAAGTATGATGGGGTGTATGGGCTATTGTGGAAGGCGGGGGTGCCTTTCAAAATCAACGCGTTCGGATGAAGACTTCTTCTTGATAGGATTCCGACTAATGACTGTTTGGTGTATAGAGGTATAAATATACCTTTAGATAATTTAAAGTGGATTTTTtgtggatatgaagtagaaagtAGAAACCATTCTTTTTTTGGTTGTCGGGTGGTGAAGGCTATTTGGAATGAGATAGCTCTTTGGATGGGTAAAGAGGGTGGTATGGAGGATGGGTGTTTGTCGAATTTTATGAATTGACATTGCTTCTTCCGGGATAAAAAGGTTAAGAATAACAAGGTGGACATCGTGTGGCTTGCTACTAATTGGACGTTATGGTTGGTTCGAAATGGTGTGTGCTTCCGGGAGGAAGATTGGAATTTTAACGATACGGTTTGGAACATTAAGTACATGGTTTGGAAATGGTCTTTTTGCGGGAAAATTACACACTCCAACTGTTCGTTTTATGAGTTCATAAAAGATCCGTTTGTTTTTTTATCATAAGTTTATTTGAttgtaattttctcttttttgtgcTGATTTTTCTTGTGCAATCAGGTTgcagaacccttagttctccctttcaatatatcttttaaaaaaaaaatctagatgatgcatgtcaaaagatAAACTTGATActctaattaaaaaaatacactCAACCTCAACTTCATCTCTTATATCCCAGATGCATTctacttaaaatttaaaatttatcctTATCCTTTTTCACAAGTTATCCAAATGTTTTCCAGGTTTTTTATATAATTCTTGAATTACCTCATTTATGCTTGTTACAGCAGGCTTACTCAACAAAAATGGCACTTTAGACATAATAACCCATCTTCCATCACTCTTTAAATACTCATCTTCCATCCCATCTGACTCCTCATGACCATGCAAAGTAGGATCGTTTGACTCGTGATCATGCAAAGTAGCTATTATGTTATGACGTATTTTCCTACTTTATTGTCGAGATTGAAAAGTTTTCTAGCGTTTCCCCGTACACCATCACTGAAGTGTACCCCTAAACACCACCGCACCACATATTTTACTTGACACTCATTTGTTGATATATCGTGTCGCCGCTAAAAGTATTTCTTGTCTTGCCGTCAAAAGTTTGAAAACCTGATAATCATACAAACATGTATATAACTAAAGAATCCCCAAATTGGAAAATAGAGAGCATCCACATGAATATGAAAGCATGGTTGATAATTTTGATTtatgaaattgaattaaaaaaataccaCAAATTAACGTGAGTTGACATGATCATTGTTTTATTATTTGGAGACATTACAACACACAACTTAgtataagttataaataaatgATGATCATGATGAGTAAATAATGAAACTCTTAGTATGGTGATTCACTAGCAAAGTTGGCAGGAGGTGTATAAATGCAAGCAACCAGTGTGCCTCCATTATCACATCCCACTTTAGCACATCCAACAGTTTTTGAAGCAGACCAAACCACCTGGACATAATGACGACATTCTCGGTAACATAAGTTTCCATAGTGAAAATAATATGGTTTTTCATCCACCCACAATTTCACCGCTTCTACGCCACTTATGTCCTTCGTGCTCACCGCGATATTCTTTCCGAAAGGGAATATATAACCCTTACCATCGGACACATCCACCTTACAGTCTTTGTGTTGATTAACATATTCCTGGGCAGCTTCAGCGGCAGTGGCATTCCAATGAATATTTGGAATAATGAAACCCTCAAGTGCTACTGCTGATCTTGCTGCGTTGTGGGCGTTCACGTAGTCGTCTGCAGAGTCTTGGCCATGTGCAACCTCACTACTACCAATAATAAGTACTAAACCTAAGATACACAATACATAAAATGAACCCATTTTAATTGACAAtataaaaattctaagtgtttggTGAAAATTGTTGATGCTCTAGTCatgtttttatattgatttttttttgcaaCATAAACTTCTTTATTTACATCAATAAATTAGTATATAGAAAATTATGAATATTAAGATTATATGTATAAGTATACTCAAaataaatgttatatatatatatatatatatatatatatatatataggaaaattcaaatatttattaaaacttTATTCGAATACCAGATTTTTTTAAAGCAAGGattatatactatatatatatatatatatatatatatatatatatatatatatatatatatatatatatatggaatatGTATATTTTATACTATATGTAAATTCATAAATtgtctttaaattaaattaatgtttgaattttcaaaacaaattaaatgtttatcatttattcattaattgtaattttttaaatagttgtaGATTTTACCAAAAACATGTAATGAATTATTTTTAACCAGATaaaaatatgaaatgatgtatagTCAATGTCTCCTTGGTTAATGGATAATAACTAGACAAATAAACTCGTGTCAAaactataattttaataatattaaggtTTCTTTTGGTACATAATAGTAACATATCTTATCTCATTTTAGTAATAAGTGAAATATCATATTAcgaaaaattaattctaaaacttATCCTATCATACTTATCCCGTTGAAATTCTTTTCCTAACTGAGAGATGACTTGGAAACTGGTAGGAAAAGATTTGACCAGGATTTTGAGTTCATctttaaaaatgtattttaaattataaaatagttttgatataaacaataaaaattagataattaattaaatacataGTTTCTTATAATTACTATATTCTatctaaaattattatttttaaaataaaaaaagcttATCAACtattgaaaagaaaatataagttttttttttttgtaatggtaGTTGTTCTTTATACAATTTCcaatcaagaaaaaaaaaactgaaacaaTTAATCTTTTCCAAATAAAAAATGCTTTTCAACGCCATAAATATTAACTTACAAAAAGTAATaaccaaaaatattaaaaaccaaaaaattggttcCAAAATTGTTCTGTGATTAAATTGTATCTTTTGTGGCCGAATTTCATATGTTTGTCATCTTAATCTACATCATCTTCATAACCTATAAATTCATActttaattttattctatttattttaaatatacatacctaatatatttcatttCTAATAACATTTTGTTTATAATATACACACTTATTATACCTAATATATTTCATCAATTTTTCATTAGCTCTAATCatcaaaatttaatattcaatCTATTTTAACAATCTACTTTCAGCTCTAATCATCAATTTTTTAAACCTTCAACTCTAATTTTCTACAAAACTAACattcatcaatttttttaacattcaactctaattttctacaaaactaacattcatcaataaaataaaaactaaaaaaaataaaatggcaAAAAAACCTATATCTTCCTTTATTAATCTTTTAATAATCTTCAaatatcttcttcaaatgctcatTCAATCATAAATATTAcacctaaaaaaatttaaaacacaaagaaataaaatataccaaaatgaaaatattaaataaaataacataaaattataaaatatttttatattatcttAAATATTTTACGACTGGGAAGGAAGAGGATGAAATTTAGTAAAATTTGAGAGAATGGGAgaagaaaatttgagagaatGGGAGAGAATTGGTTGAGAGGAGCTTTTTTGTGTTTCTAGAACGAGAGAGAGGAAGGCTGGGAAGAAGAAGCGTTTTGGGAAAGTTAGTAAACTTTTTAGCGACGTGATTTCCACATCGCCACGCTGCGAAATGAAATTCACGTCGCAACAAACCAACAGTTACAAGCCACCTGCTCCTTGTCAGTCAACTCTGGCATTGAAGTTTTTGggtttttgcaattttgagttgcgacgtgatttacacgtcacaactgaattttgaaaaatcTAAACTTCCCCACATGTGCATATCTGACGCcaattgtttttcaattttttttagttgcgacgtgttttacacttcacaacatttttttaaaaatctttctGACTCTCCTCCTTGATTAacgttactttttatttttaaatattataaatatgttgcgacgtgatttacacgtCACAACTGGTTTATTTTACACACGTGAAAATTACGTCACTATTTCACGTGGCTAGGAAGCACATTCCTTGTAGTGGATGGAGGTGGGGTTGATTTCGGGGTTTCCGTGAATTTGGAGGCGGAGAGGGGTGTTTCGGAGGGAATAGTTCGGTTGAAGGCGGTGTTGGCCAAATTTGGTGGAGTGGGGGAAGGGAGAGATGTTGTTTCATGGAAATTTAATTCCGATGAAGTTTTCTCGGTGGCATCTTGTTACTCTTTTTTGGGAAAAGTTTTCATTCCGGATGGGCCTCCTAACAAGTATGATGGGGTGTATGGGCTATTGTGGAAGGCGGGGGTGCCTTTCAAAATCAAGGCGTTCGGATGAAGACTTCTTCTTGATAGGATTCCGACTAAGGACTGTTTGGTGTATAGAGGTATAAATATACCTTTAGATAATTTAAAGTGGATTTTTtgtggatatgaagtagaaagtAGAAACCATTCTTTTTTTGGTTGTCGGGTGGTGAAGGCTATTTGGAATGAGATAGCTCTTTGGATGGGTAAAGAGGGTGGTATGGAGGATGGGTGTTTGTCGAATTTTATGAATTGACATTGCTTCTTCCGGGATAAAAAGGTTAAGAATAACAAGGTGGACATCGTGTGGCTTGCTACTAATTGGACGTTATGGTTGGTTCGAAATGGTGTGTGCTTCCGGGAGGAAGATTGGAATTTTAACGATACGGTTTGGAACATTAAGTACATGGTTTGGAAATGGTCTTTTTGCGGGAAAATTACACACTCCAACTGTTCGTTTTATGAGTTCATAAAAGATCCGTTTGTTTTTTTCTCATAAGTTTATTTGAttgtaattttctcttttttgtgcTGATTTTTCTTGTGCAatcaggttggagaacccttagttctccctttcaatatatcttttaaaaaaaaaatctagatgatgcatgtcaaaagatAAACTTGATActctaattaaaaaaatacactCAACCTCAACTTCATCTCTTATATCCCAGATGCATTctacttaaaatttaaaatttatcctTATCCTTTTTCACAAGTTATCCAAATGTTTTCCAGGTTTTTTATATAATTCTTGAATTACCTCATTTATGCTTGTTACAGCAGGCTTACTCAACAAAAATGGCACTTTAGACATAATAACCCATCTTCCATCACTCTTTAAATACTCATCTTCCATCCCATCTGACTCCTCATGACCATGCAAAGTAGGATCGTTTGACTCATGATCATGCAAAGTAGCTATTATGTTATGACGTATTTTCCTACTTTATTGTCGAGATTGAAAAGTTTTCTAGCGTTTCCCCGTACACCATCACTGAAGTGTACCCCTAAACACCACCGCACCACATATTTTACTTGACACTCATTTGTTGATATATCGTGTCGCCGCTAAAAGTATTTCTTGTCTTGCCGTCAAAAGTTTGAAAACCTGATAATCATACAAACATGTATATAACTAAAGAATCCCCAAATTGGAAAATAGAGAGCATCCACATGAATATGAAAGCATGGTTGATAATTTTGATTtatgaaattgaattaaaaaaataccaCAAATTAACGTGAGTTGACATGATCATTGTTTTATTATTTGGAGACATTACAACACACAACTTAgtataagttataaataaatgATGATCATGATGAGTAAATAATGAAACTCTTAGTATGGTGATTCACTAGCAAAGTTGGCAGGAGGTGTATAAATGCAAGCAACCAGTGTGCCTCCATTATCACATCCCACTTTAGCACATCCAACAGTTTTTGAAGCAGACCAAACCACCTGGACATAATGACGACATTCTCGGTAACATAAGTTTCCATAGTGAAAATAATATGGTTTTTCATCCACCCACAATTTCACCGCTTCTACGCCACTTATGTCCTTCGTGCTCACCGCGATATTCTTTCCGAAAGGGAATATATAACCCTTACCATCGGACACATCCACCTTACAGTCTTTGTGTTGATTAACATATTCCTGGGCAGCTTCAGCGGCAGTGGCATTCCAATGAATATTTGGAATAATGAAACCCTCAAGTGCTACTGCTGATCTTGCTGCGTTGTGGGCGTTCACGTAGTCGTCTGCGGAGTCTTGGCCATGTGCAACCTCACTACTACCAATAATAAGTACTAAACCTAAGATACACAATACATAAAATGAACCCATTTTAATTGACAAtataaaaattctaagtgtttggTGAAAATTGTTGATGCTCTAGTCatgtttttatattgatttttttttgtaacataAACTTCTTTATTTACatcaataaattaatatatagaaAATTATGAATATTAAGATTATATGTATAAGTATACTCAAaataaatgttatatatatatatatatatatatatatatatatatatatatatatatatatatatatatagtatataatCCTTGCTTAAAAAAAATCTGGTATTCGAATAaagttttaataaatatttgaattttctatatatatatatatatatatatatatatatatatatatatatatatatatatatatatatatatatatatatatatatatatatatggaatatGTATATTTTATACTATATGTAAATTCATAAATtgtctttaaattaaattaatgtttgaattttcaaaacaaattaaatgtttatcatttattcattaattgtaattttttaaatagttgtaGATTTTACCAAAAACATGTAATGAATTATTTTTAACCAGATaaaaatatgaaatgatgtatagTCAATGTCTCCTTGGTTAATGGATAATAACTAGACAAATAAACTCGTGTCAAaactataattttaataatattaaggtTTCTTTTGGTGCATAATAGTAACATATCTTATCTCATTTTAGTAATAAGTGAAATATCATATTAcgaaaaattaattctaaaacttATCCTATCATACTTATCCCGTTGAAATTCTTTTCCTAACTAAGAGATGACTTGGAAACTGGTAGGACAAGATTTGACCAGGATTTTGAGTTCATctttaaaaatgtattttaaattataaaatagttttgatataaacaataaaaattagataattaattaaatacataGTTTCTTATAATTACTATATTCTatctaaaattattatttttaaaataaaaaaagcttATCaactattgaaaataaaatataagttttttttttgtaatggtaGTTGTTCTTTATACAATTTCCAATCAAgaaaaaaaaactgaaacaaTTAATCTTTTCCAAATAAAAAATGCTTTTCAACGTCATAAATATTAACTTACAAAAAGTAATaaccaaaaatattaaaaactaaaaaattggtTCCAAAATTGTTCTGTGATTAAATTGTATCTTTTGTGACCGAATTTCATATGTTTGTCATCTTAATCTACATCATCTTCATAACCTATAAATTCATActttaattttattctatttattttaaatatacatacctaatatatttcatttctaataatattttgtttataatataCACACTTATTATACCTAATATATTTCATCAATTTTTCATTAGCTCTAATCatcaaaatttaatattcaatcttgttagacgctggcctatagatctagagggggggggtgaatagatctcactaagtttttacagatttttctacagactcgagcgaaagcggttctgaatcgacttgcgtctattctggaccgctattgcaaaggtcgtatgtgtttcaaaaccaaagagtaagtggaattgatggtgaagtaatatgatagctaaccaatacgtttaacaactgaaatccaattaacttctagattgacaactttgatttgcaatgcagtaagattggattaagcaaaaacacaaacacttggtgatacgttcaaattgatagtgattcaagttgtggtgaattgtgatgtttgtgcagaactttaattcacaattttaacactcgaatcgttgatcaattttgcacttataaccaattatgaacagaaagtaagagagaaagtaaaagcgacaagaacacgatatttgtttaggcagttcgtcgatcgtcctcgctacgactacgtctgcccccaattccaaattgaaattgggtaatctttcattaatgttgaaagaagtatatacaaagaagataacaaagcgataaacgataaaccaattatgtcgatcctttgaatcttcttcccccttaatcttgacccagatcaaggttatccaagagcttcactttgattcccttctgcagtgtcttgattccttgaactccccgttcctcaatcgttacactcagccgaatcctcaatgaacgcctcttgataaaaacccccaagaaccacccgtcttggaggacaaaacccgcagattttattcaccaacaaaccccacaaaccttcacccactaggaatcttcaattccgttccatggacgttatcgaactcatcactaacccgcaacgcaagaatgattatgtgtaattgtgttggagatgatgaagaacgaagatgagaagcgtttgtgtatctttcagtcgttggtgttgcttgaataattacccttgcacaatatatatgattgcataacagttagaaccaagaaaaactgatttttgaactttcttgatcagttaggtcgaccacttgtagtgcttaggtcgacctaacagagcttgcagaatttttctcccagttaggtcgacctgttgaaggagtaggtcgaccagaatcctcttctgatgcattctggggacattttcacagattaggtcgacctagttgccatgtaggtcgacctagcagactgatgtgaagatttcttcattttgagtcgacctaaatggtctgtgagtcgacctagcagaggtatatggattttccttcattttaggtcgacctaggttgacagtaggtcgacctaactgctgattttctgcatttttcatgtccagcttgtgttgagtcgacttatatgcatagtggatcaccttgtgctttcatgagtgatcaaattcctccttgttgttttaaatgctcatttgagtttgccataaatcaaaaacatctttgagtgtaatcttgtattcacaaatctaTTTTAACAATCTACTTTCAGCTCTAATCATCAATTTTTTAAACCTTCAACTCTAATTTTCTACAAAACTAACattcatcaatttttttaacattcaactctaattttctacaaaactaacattcatcaataaaataaaaactaaaaaaaataaaatggcaAAAAAACCTATATCTTCCTTTATTAATCTTTTAATAATCTTCAaatatcttcttcaaatgctcatTCAATCATAAATATTAcacctaaaaaaatttaaaacacaaagaaataaaatataccaaaatgaaaatattaaataaaataacataaaattataaaatatttttatattatcttAAATATTTTACGACTGGGAAGGAAGAGGATGAAATTTAGTAAAATTTGAGAGAATGGGAGAGAATTGGTTAAGAGGAGCTTTTTTGTGTTTCTAGAACGAGAGAGAGGAAGGCTGGGAAGAAGAAGCGTTTTGGGAAAGTTAGTAAACATTTTAGCGACGTGATTTCCACATCGCCACGTTGCGAAATGAAATTCACGTCGCAACAAACCAACGGTTACAAGCCACCTGCTCCTTGTCAGTCAACTCTGGCATTGAAGTTTTTGggtttttgcaattttgagttgcgacgtgatttacacgtcacaactgaattttgaaaaatcTAAACTTCCCCACATGTGCATATCTGACGCcaattgtttttcaatttttttttagttgcgacgtgttttacacttcacaacatttttttaaaaatctttctGACTCTCCTCCTTG encodes:
- the LOC131597887 gene encoding pathogenesis-related protein 1-like, yielding MGSFYVLCILGLVLIIGSSEVAHGQDSADDYVNAHNAARSAVALEGFIIPNIHWNATAAEAAQEYVNQHKDCKVDVSDGKGYIFPFGKNIAVSTKDISGVEAVKLWVDEKPYYFHYGNLCYRECRHYVQVVWSASKTVGCAKVGCDNGGTLVACIYTPPANFASESPY
- the LOC131597895 gene encoding pathogenesis-related protein 1-like, which produces MGSFYVLCILGLVLIIGSSEVAHGQDSADDYVNAHNAARSAVALEGFIIPNIHWNATAAEAAQEYVNQHKDCKVDVSDGKGYIFPFGKNIAVSTKDISGVEAVKLWVDEKPYYFHYGNLCYRECRHYVQVVWSASKTVGCAKVGCDNGGTLVACIYTPPANFASESPY